A window of the Acidovorax sp. YS12 genome harbors these coding sequences:
- the gyrB gene encoding DNA topoisomerase (ATP-hydrolyzing) subunit B: protein MTQENTPAPEGTDPSSGYGEGAIQILEGLEAVRKRPGMYIGDTSDGTGLHHLVFEVVDNSIDEALAGHCDDIVVTIHTDNSISVTDNGRGIPTGVKMDDKHEPKRSAAEIALTELHAGGKFNQNSYKVSGGLHGVGVSCVNALSKWLRLTVRRDGKVHQIEFAKGFVQNRLLETVDGFEVSPMKVTGATEKRGTDVHFLPDTEIFQQNHEFHYEILAKRLRELSFLNNGVRIRLKDERSGKEDDFSGAGGVKGFVEFINGTKKVLHPTAFHATGTRPAESYGGIPGTEIGVEVAMQWNDGYNEQVLCFTNNIPQRDGGTHLTGLRAAMTRVIGKYIESNELAKKAKVEVSGDDMREGLCCVLSVKVPEPKFSSQTKDKLVSSEVRAPVEDIVAKALTEYLEEKPQDAKILCGKIVEAARAREAARKAREMTRRKGVLDGMGLPGKLADCQEKDPALCEIYIVEGDSAGGSAKQGRDRKFQAILPLRGKILNVEKARYEKLLSSNEIVTLITALGTGIGKAAIESGKSGADDFDVAKLRYHRIIIMTDADVDGAHIRTLLLTFFYRQMPDLVERGHIYIAQPPLYKVKNGKEELYLKDGPALDQYLLRIALNHASVHTGTGQTLTGDTLAELARKHQVAESVIARLSAFMDLEALRAIADGVAVQLDTVEQAEASAIAMQAKLAELSATGVPPEVAGEFDARTDKPILRISRRHHGNVKSSILTQDFVHGADYAALAEAAETFRGLLGEGAKVTRGEGEKAKEEKVGDFRQAMAWLISEAERTTARQRYKGLGEMNPEQLWETTMDPEVRRLLRVQIDDAIEADRVFTMLMGDEVEPRRDFIETNALRAGNIDV, encoded by the coding sequence ATGACCCAAGAGAACACACCCGCCCCCGAGGGCACCGACCCCAGCAGCGGCTACGGCGAGGGCGCGATCCAGATCCTCGAAGGGCTGGAGGCGGTGCGCAAGCGCCCCGGCATGTACATCGGCGACACGTCCGATGGCACCGGCCTGCACCACCTGGTGTTCGAGGTGGTGGACAACTCCATCGACGAAGCCCTGGCCGGGCACTGCGACGACATCGTCGTCACCATCCACACCGACAACTCGATCTCCGTCACCGACAACGGCCGCGGCATTCCCACCGGCGTGAAGATGGACGACAAGCACGAGCCCAAGCGCTCGGCCGCCGAGATCGCGCTGACCGAGCTGCACGCGGGCGGCAAGTTCAACCAGAACAGCTACAAGGTCTCGGGCGGCCTGCACGGCGTGGGCGTCTCGTGCGTGAACGCGCTCAGCAAGTGGCTGCGCCTGACGGTGCGCCGCGATGGCAAGGTGCACCAGATCGAGTTCGCCAAGGGCTTCGTGCAGAACCGGCTGCTGGAGACGGTCGACGGCTTCGAGGTCTCGCCCATGAAGGTGACGGGCGCGACGGAAAAGCGCGGCACCGACGTGCACTTTCTGCCCGATACGGAAATCTTCCAGCAGAACCACGAGTTCCACTACGAGATCCTGGCCAAGCGCCTGCGCGAGCTTTCGTTCCTGAACAACGGCGTGCGCATCCGCCTCAAGGACGAACGCAGCGGCAAGGAAGACGACTTCTCCGGCGCGGGCGGCGTCAAGGGCTTCGTGGAGTTCATCAACGGCACCAAGAAGGTGCTGCACCCCACGGCCTTCCACGCGACCGGAACGCGACCGGCCGAGAGCTACGGCGGCATTCCCGGCACCGAGATCGGCGTCGAAGTCGCCATGCAGTGGAACGACGGCTACAACGAGCAGGTGCTCTGTTTCACCAACAACATCCCGCAGCGCGACGGCGGCACCCACCTGACCGGCCTGCGCGCCGCCATGACGCGCGTGATCGGCAAGTACATCGAGAGCAACGAACTGGCCAAGAAGGCCAAGGTCGAAGTCAGCGGCGACGACATGCGCGAAGGCCTGTGCTGCGTGCTGAGCGTGAAGGTGCCCGAGCCCAAGTTCAGCAGCCAGACCAAGGACAAGCTGGTCAGCAGCGAAGTGCGCGCGCCGGTGGAGGACATCGTCGCCAAGGCGCTGACCGAGTACCTAGAGGAAAAGCCGCAGGATGCCAAGATCCTCTGCGGCAAGATCGTCGAGGCCGCGCGCGCGCGCGAGGCCGCTCGCAAGGCGCGCGAGATGACGCGCCGCAAAGGCGTGCTCGACGGCATGGGCCTGCCCGGCAAGCTGGCCGACTGCCAGGAAAAAGACCCGGCGCTGTGCGAGATCTACATCGTCGAGGGCGACTCCGCAGGCGGCTCCGCCAAGCAGGGGCGCGACCGCAAGTTCCAGGCCATCCTGCCGCTGCGTGGCAAGATCCTGAACGTGGAGAAGGCGCGCTATGAGAAGCTGCTGTCCAGCAACGAAATCGTCACCCTCATCACCGCGCTGGGCACGGGTATCGGCAAGGCAGCGATCGAGTCCGGCAAGAGCGGCGCCGACGACTTCGACGTGGCCAAGCTGCGCTACCACCGCATCATCATCATGACCGACGCCGACGTGGACGGCGCGCACATCCGCACCCTGCTGCTCACGTTCTTCTACCGCCAGATGCCCGACCTCGTTGAGCGCGGCCACATCTACATCGCGCAGCCGCCGCTGTACAAGGTGAAGAACGGCAAGGAAGAGCTGTACCTGAAGGACGGCCCCGCGCTCGACCAGTACCTGCTGCGCATCGCCCTCAACCACGCCAGCGTGCACACCGGCACGGGCCAGACCCTCACCGGCGACACCCTGGCCGAGCTGGCGCGCAAGCACCAGGTGGCCGAGAGCGTGATCGCGCGCCTGTCGGCCTTCATGGACCTGGAGGCCCTGCGCGCCATCGCCGACGGCGTGGCCGTGCAGCTCGACACCGTGGAGCAGGCCGAGGCCAGCGCCATCGCCATGCAGGCCAAGCTGGCCGAACTCTCCGCCACCGGCGTGCCGCCCGAAGTGGCGGGCGAGTTCGACGCGCGCACCGACAAGCCCATCCTGCGCATCAGCCGCCGCCACCACGGCAACGTCAAGAGCAGCATCCTCACGCAGGACTTCGTGCACGGCGCCGACTACGCCGCCTTGGCCGAGGCCGCCGAAACCTTCCGCGGCCTGCTGGGCGAGGGCGCCAAGGTCACGCGCGGCGAGGGCGAGAAGGCCAAGGAAGAAAAAGTGGGCGACTTCCGCCAAGCCATGGCCTGGCTCATCTCCGAAGCCGAGCGCACCACCGCGCGCCAGCGCTACAAGGGCCTGGGCGAAATGAACCCCGAGCAGTTGTGGGAAACCACCATGGACCCCGAGGTGCGCCGCCTCTTGCGCGTGCAGATCGACGACGCCATCGAGGCCGACCGCGTGTTCACCATGCTGATGGGCGACGAGGTGGAGCCGCGCCGCGACTTCATCGAGACCAATGCGCTGCGGGCGGGCAACATTGACGTATGA
- a CDS encoding NAD(P)H-dependent oxidoreductase, protein MKALVVIAHPSGDSLCHALAQSAVTALAAGGHAVQTEELYHGGFAPALTAGERHSYYGPRFDATAVQAQIDRLLWAEALVLVFPTWWFGFPAILKGWFDRVWAPGVAYDHASDLGPIRPRLHHLRRTLAVTTLGSPWWVDRLVLRQPVKRVLKTALLGTCAPACRLEMLSLYQAERLAPAQVRQFSARIERTIARWP, encoded by the coding sequence ATGAAAGCCCTCGTTGTCATCGCCCATCCCAGCGGCGATAGCCTGTGCCATGCGCTGGCGCAGTCCGCCGTTACGGCGCTGGCCGCTGGCGGCCATGCGGTGCAAACGGAGGAGCTCTACCACGGCGGTTTCGCTCCCGCCCTCACGGCCGGTGAGCGCCACAGCTACTACGGCCCGCGCTTCGACGCCACTGCGGTGCAGGCGCAAATCGACCGCCTGCTGTGGGCCGAGGCGCTGGTGCTGGTATTCCCCACCTGGTGGTTCGGCTTTCCCGCCATCCTGAAAGGATGGTTCGACCGCGTCTGGGCGCCGGGCGTGGCCTACGACCATGCCAGCGACCTGGGCCCCATCCGGCCCCGGCTTCACCACCTCCGAAGAACGCTGGCCGTCACCACGCTGGGTTCGCCGTGGTGGGTGGACCGTTTGGTGCTCCGGCAGCCCGTGAAGCGCGTGCTGAAGACGGCGCTGCTCGGCACCTGCGCACCGGCCTGCCGCCTGGAGATGCTGTCGCTGTACCAGGCCGAGCGCCTGGCCCCGGCCCAGGTCCGGCAGTTCAGCGCCCGCATAGAGCGCACGATTGCCCGGTGGCCATAG
- a CDS encoding DUF4007 family protein, which yields MIQLPTEAPPQFSGHETFPLRQLWLRKAYDAVTQFDEPAPRSVFADEVAIVRFGVGKNMAMSIRFWATACGIIEDEGGYVPTRLGNLLFNKETGLDKYCECTATTWLMHWQVASTHEKTTTWWFLFNHVVQQIFDREFIVNSLTGLVTEHKLRISMATLKRDVECCIRSYVPRLGGDSPEEMSEPLLGELGLIQQNAKGTFEFRRGSKRSLPDGIFAYALLDYWERLPHAGSVMAFDRVAYDYGSPGRVFKLDENAVADRLMALEDLTRGQIQWTEQAGIRQVTRKESALKSLTEYKYKLLESAYA from the coding sequence ATGATTCAGCTACCTACCGAAGCTCCACCGCAGTTCAGTGGGCACGAGACCTTCCCCTTGCGTCAGCTATGGCTTCGCAAGGCCTATGACGCCGTGACGCAGTTTGATGAACCCGCACCTCGATCCGTCTTTGCAGACGAAGTCGCCATCGTTCGCTTCGGGGTAGGCAAGAACATGGCTATGTCCATCCGCTTTTGGGCTACCGCCTGTGGGATTATCGAAGACGAGGGCGGATATGTGCCGACCCGCCTCGGCAATCTGCTTTTTAATAAAGAAACCGGGCTTGATAAGTATTGTGAGTGCACAGCCACCACATGGCTGATGCATTGGCAGGTCGCTAGCACGCACGAGAAGACCACAACATGGTGGTTTCTGTTCAACCACGTTGTACAACAAATCTTCGACCGCGAGTTCATCGTCAACTCACTTACCGGATTGGTGACCGAGCACAAGCTTCGCATCTCCATGGCCACACTTAAGCGGGACGTGGAGTGCTGTATCCGCAGCTATGTGCCGCGCCTCGGCGGCGACTCGCCCGAAGAGATGAGCGAACCGTTACTCGGGGAACTCGGGCTTATTCAGCAGAATGCGAAGGGCACGTTTGAGTTTCGACGTGGATCGAAGCGTTCCCTGCCTGATGGTATCTTCGCCTATGCACTGTTGGACTATTGGGAGCGCCTGCCCCACGCAGGGTCTGTCATGGCATTCGACCGCGTGGCCTATGACTACGGCTCGCCCGGTCGAGTATTCAAGCTCGACGAAAACGCAGTAGCAGACAGATTAATGGCTTTAGAGGATTTGACGAGGGGGCAAATCCAGTGGACGGAACAAGCGGGCATTCGACAGGTTACGAGAAAAGAATCCGCGCTGAAGAGCCTGACGGAATACAAATATAAGCTGCTTGAAAGTGCCTATGCGTAA
- a CDS encoding ATP-binding protein codes for MGKLLEASAQDGGDIYFFQELAEAASRCSGKLVIVGILHQAFDAYASRLGRQSRDEWAKVQGRFVDIPLVAATDEVIELVGKAINVENPPPLGEASKFADRIATTIRTRRPGTPVTLADSLRACWPLHPVTAALLGPISRRRFGQNERSTFGFLASREPLGFVEFLNGYEAQWFRMYGPALYWDYLRANLDPAIVASPDGHRWAQCCDAVERAEAKGTAVHVQLTKTIALIEMFRNGSGLVAEESILVVSTPGVDGLQIRKALEELSEWKILIERKHLGAWGIFAGSDFDIEGAINLARGEIGEPDLEHISTLSDLQPVLAKRTYQTTGTMRWFTRGIVRLEDIEKIVEKFSLKGASAGAFLLCLPPLGQSVKSAEHRVRYASKNTAVETLLLGTPNNAERIIELSLELAASERVMKTSPELHGDSVARREVVGRIEAVRAALEEELADAFELSKWYSHGTAIEAKGNTILSVIASDIVEQVYDKAPHIFSELINREDPSSNSVKARKDLMNRMASHAHLPKLGYEGFSADAGLYYTVLNDSGLHCARGHDGWGFGGPNLNARGRTYESFWWRTNVGLLTEGKSLTLKELYAAWAMPPFGIRSGVMPILSLAFYLANRSSLALYVNGAFTPDLTDAVVDEWTLDPSRIRFQHVEASKDKAKLVDALAKTVSGRSKSEVGAAPLDVARGLVGLVVGLPGWTKRTTTVSSQAQQVRAMLLKASDPLRVLFSDLPTLLEAQDPATLNSRLQAVTDELSGAYHRMLYGVHAHLLGALDHTGRSLDDLRKRAATVKGMTGDFKLDAFATRLESYDETDETAESLISLAVDKPQAAWVDRDIDAAMAKLAEWAVDFRKAETMAPLRGRPSTRRVIGVVFGASHGQDATGFVDIADTDTPAIDRLVKQFLAEAQGERREVILAALAETGAMLVKQQVKEHKNG; via the coding sequence TTGGGCAAGCTACTTGAGGCATCCGCTCAAGACGGCGGAGATATCTACTTCTTCCAAGAACTGGCGGAGGCGGCGAGCCGTTGTTCAGGCAAGCTTGTTATCGTCGGAATCCTGCATCAGGCTTTTGATGCTTATGCCTCGCGCCTTGGCAGGCAGTCCCGCGACGAGTGGGCCAAGGTGCAAGGCCGTTTCGTGGATATTCCGCTCGTCGCGGCTACTGACGAGGTCATCGAACTGGTCGGTAAAGCGATTAACGTGGAGAATCCACCGCCCCTCGGGGAGGCATCGAAGTTTGCGGACAGGATTGCCACTACCATCCGAACTCGGCGTCCTGGCACACCTGTAACGCTGGCGGATTCTTTACGAGCCTGCTGGCCGCTGCACCCGGTCACGGCTGCGTTGTTGGGACCCATCTCGCGACGCCGATTCGGGCAAAACGAGCGCAGCACGTTCGGCTTTCTTGCCTCTCGCGAGCCACTGGGCTTTGTCGAGTTCCTCAATGGCTATGAGGCGCAGTGGTTCCGCATGTATGGTCCCGCGCTCTATTGGGACTACTTGCGGGCCAACCTCGACCCGGCCATCGTCGCCTCTCCCGACGGACATCGTTGGGCTCAATGTTGCGACGCGGTTGAGCGCGCAGAAGCGAAAGGTACTGCCGTCCACGTTCAGTTGACCAAGACCATTGCGCTGATCGAGATGTTCCGCAACGGCTCCGGCTTGGTCGCGGAGGAGTCGATTCTGGTGGTCTCGACCCCGGGTGTGGACGGGCTACAGATTCGCAAGGCGCTTGAGGAGTTGTCCGAATGGAAGATCCTTATTGAACGGAAGCACCTTGGAGCCTGGGGCATCTTCGCCGGTTCAGACTTCGATATCGAAGGTGCCATCAATCTGGCGCGAGGAGAGATTGGCGAACCTGACCTCGAGCACATCTCTACGCTTAGTGACCTTCAGCCTGTTCTAGCCAAGCGCACTTATCAGACAACCGGGACCATGCGGTGGTTCACGCGCGGTATCGTTCGTCTGGAAGACATCGAAAAGATCGTCGAGAAGTTCTCGCTCAAGGGCGCGAGCGCAGGTGCTTTCCTCTTGTGTCTTCCCCCGCTCGGCCAGTCGGTCAAATCTGCCGAACACCGTGTGCGTTACGCCAGCAAGAACACGGCGGTTGAAACACTGCTGCTCGGCACACCCAATAACGCGGAGCGCATCATTGAACTGAGCCTTGAGCTGGCGGCTTCTGAGCGAGTGATGAAGACCAGCCCCGAACTGCATGGGGACTCTGTTGCACGTCGAGAAGTTGTCGGTCGTATTGAGGCTGTGCGTGCCGCGCTTGAAGAGGAACTGGCGGACGCTTTCGAACTCTCGAAATGGTATAGCCATGGCACGGCTATTGAGGCCAAAGGGAATACGATCCTTTCGGTCATCGCCTCCGACATTGTCGAGCAGGTCTACGACAAGGCCCCGCACATCTTCAGCGAGCTCATCAACCGAGAGGATCCGTCGAGCAATTCTGTCAAGGCTCGCAAGGATCTGATGAATCGCATGGCGAGTCATGCCCACCTTCCTAAGCTAGGTTATGAAGGCTTTTCCGCAGACGCGGGCCTGTACTACACAGTGCTGAACGATTCTGGCCTGCATTGCGCTCGCGGTCATGACGGTTGGGGCTTTGGTGGGCCGAACTTAAACGCCCGAGGCAGAACCTACGAATCCTTTTGGTGGAGAACCAATGTCGGGCTACTGACTGAAGGAAAATCACTCACCCTAAAGGAACTTTATGCCGCTTGGGCGATGCCGCCGTTTGGCATCCGGTCAGGGGTCATGCCGATCTTGTCGCTCGCGTTCTACCTGGCCAATCGGTCATCGCTAGCGCTGTACGTTAACGGCGCCTTCACACCTGATTTGACTGATGCAGTTGTCGATGAGTGGACGCTGGATCCAAGCCGCATTCGCTTCCAGCACGTAGAAGCTTCGAAGGACAAGGCCAAGTTAGTTGATGCGTTGGCGAAAACTGTCTCTGGCCGGTCGAAATCGGAGGTCGGTGCCGCGCCTTTGGATGTGGCCCGCGGATTGGTCGGGCTTGTCGTTGGACTTCCTGGCTGGACGAAGCGCACGACGACCGTCTCGTCGCAGGCGCAACAGGTTCGCGCAATGTTGCTGAAAGCGAGCGATCCGTTACGCGTTCTGTTCTCGGACTTGCCAACGTTGCTTGAGGCACAAGACCCGGCGACCTTGAACTCCCGTCTTCAGGCCGTGACCGATGAACTGTCGGGCGCTTACCACCGTATGCTGTATGGCGTACACGCGCATCTTCTCGGCGCGCTCGACCACACGGGGCGGTCGCTGGACGATTTGCGCAAACGTGCGGCCACAGTGAAGGGAATGACAGGGGATTTCAAGCTGGATGCTTTCGCCACACGGCTTGAGAGCTACGACGAGACCGACGAAACTGCCGAATCGCTCATCAGCCTCGCTGTCGACAAACCCCAAGCAGCATGGGTGGATCGCGACATTGATGCAGCGATGGCAAAACTCGCCGAGTGGGCAGTGGACTTCCGCAAGGCAGAGACGATGGCACCTCTCCGGGGCCGACCGTCAACACGCCGCGTGATCGGCGTTGTTTTTGGAGCAAGCCACGGGCAGGACGCCACTGGCTTCGTTGATATCGCTGACACAGATACCCCCGCAATTGACCGATTGGTGAAACAGTTTCTGGCCGAAGCCCAAGGCGAACGCAGGGAGGTCATCTTGGCCGCCCTGGCGGAAACCGGTGCCATGCTGGTCAAGCAACAGGTTAAGGAGCACAAGAATGGCTGA
- a CDS encoding phosphoadenosine phosphosulfate reductase family protein: MAERHVLGLSGGKDSAALAVYMSLNHPEIPLEYYFTDTGKELPEVYEFLGRLEGFVGRKIHYLNPHRDFDFWLRTYNNYLPSPKTRWCTRKLKLEPFKMWIRPSLEAGDTVYSYVAIRADEEHREGMVAQHKNLIVKMPFREHGIDKPGIFELLEGSGLGLPKYYDWRSRSGCTFCFFQQKIEWVRLRENHPEAFEAAKAYEKNALEHGSPFTWSQGEPLTDLEKPERVAEIMTDFEIRKQRELARRKPNPLRIIPIEPIDIDDLYLEDEGGGACLVCHK; encoded by the coding sequence ATGGCTGAACGTCATGTCCTGGGTCTATCCGGCGGCAAGGACAGTGCGGCGCTGGCCGTGTACATGAGCCTGAACCATCCTGAGATTCCTCTGGAGTATTACTTCACCGACACCGGCAAAGAGCTGCCGGAGGTCTACGAGTTCCTGGGGAGGCTTGAGGGGTTCGTCGGTCGCAAGATTCACTACCTCAATCCGCACCGCGACTTCGACTTCTGGCTTCGAACTTACAACAACTATCTTCCGTCACCGAAAACTCGTTGGTGCACAAGGAAGTTGAAGCTAGAGCCCTTCAAGATGTGGATTCGACCATCCCTGGAGGCGGGCGACACCGTCTACAGCTACGTAGCCATCCGCGCCGACGAAGAGCACCGTGAAGGTATGGTCGCTCAACATAAGAACCTCATCGTCAAGATGCCGTTCCGTGAGCACGGCATCGACAAGCCAGGCATATTTGAGCTTCTCGAAGGTTCTGGTCTTGGCCTGCCGAAGTATTACGACTGGCGGTCGCGCTCAGGATGCACTTTTTGCTTTTTCCAGCAAAAGATTGAATGGGTGCGTTTGAGAGAAAACCATCCAGAAGCTTTTGAGGCTGCCAAGGCCTACGAAAAGAACGCCCTTGAGCATGGGTCGCCATTTACCTGGAGCCAGGGCGAGCCGTTGACAGACCTGGAGAAGCCCGAGCGAGTGGCCGAAATCATGACCGATTTCGAGATTCGCAAGCAGCGCGAGCTGGCTCGCCGCAAACCCAATCCGCTCCGCATCATTCCTATCGAGCCGATTGACATTGATGATCTCTACCTCGAAGACGAGGGCGGCGGTGCCTGCCTCGTTTGCCACAAATGA
- a CDS encoding GIY-YIG nuclease family protein, whose product MKAPAGRSLTWSEIDLAPETPGIYAWYSRLVISKADIDAVIKRIYEAKRQGEAQSRAEVEYALDQFIFSPYRETPYQVALRGQLKPKFSGEVMHEPSKSESLVGRLVSNPDRFRTVAEVLKTAAPWFTAPLYIGMAINLRSRLRQHRNKIVELRDLQGQGSIDDVIEAGFANQVVARNFDPTNLFVHIAEVNVDTGEHNDLENILNRINYPIFGRN is encoded by the coding sequence ATGAAAGCTCCCGCAGGCCGCTCCCTTACTTGGTCGGAGATTGATTTGGCACCCGAAACGCCAGGGATCTACGCTTGGTACTCCCGTCTTGTCATCTCGAAGGCGGACATTGACGCGGTCATCAAGCGCATCTATGAGGCGAAGCGGCAAGGTGAAGCACAGTCGCGGGCTGAGGTTGAATACGCGCTCGACCAATTCATCTTCAGTCCATATCGGGAGACTCCGTACCAGGTTGCCTTGCGCGGGCAACTGAAGCCGAAGTTCAGCGGTGAAGTCATGCATGAACCCAGCAAGTCCGAGTCGCTCGTGGGTCGGCTGGTGTCGAACCCTGATCGCTTCCGAACCGTCGCCGAAGTGCTGAAGACTGCTGCACCTTGGTTTACGGCACCCCTCTACATTGGCATGGCTATCAACCTTCGTAGCCGACTGAGGCAACATCGGAACAAAATCGTCGAACTGCGGGATTTGCAGGGGCAAGGCTCCATCGACGACGTTATCGAGGCCGGGTTCGCCAACCAGGTTGTTGCTCGGAATTTCGACCCAACCAATTTGTTCGTGCATATTGCCGAAGTCAATGTTGACACCGGCGAGCACAACGACCTCGAGAACATTCTCAATCGAATCAACTACCCCATCTTTGGGAGGAACTGA
- a CDS encoding phosphatase PAP2 family protein: MDPRFSDTASALGAAAGQHALVLWLLGLALALALAGWLGARWRQRRTLGARHWALCCALPALALFTLLATQVAAGAGITHFDAALARTLQAQASTTLLHWATVPTWAGNPPVVVALVAAVGAWLLWRRERLLALAWVAAVVGNALLNKGLKHLFERARPPHLHGIVNETGYSFPSGHASGTLAAYGMLAYVALRLAPPAWHMPALLGAAWLAWTGACSRVLLQVHYASDVLAGLASGSVWLGLCILGLRHAQRRQL, encoded by the coding sequence ATGGATCCTCGCTTTTCCGACACCGCCAGCGCCCTGGGCGCCGCCGCAGGCCAGCACGCCCTGGTGCTGTGGCTGCTGGGCCTGGCCCTGGCGCTCGCCCTGGCCGGCTGGCTGGGCGCCCGGTGGCGCCAGCGCCGCACCCTGGGCGCGCGCCATTGGGCCCTGTGCTGCGCCCTGCCCGCCCTGGCCCTGTTCACGCTGCTGGCCACGCAGGTGGCGGCAGGCGCCGGCATCACCCACTTCGACGCCGCCCTGGCCCGCACGCTGCAGGCGCAGGCCAGCACCACGCTGCTGCACTGGGCCACCGTGCCCACCTGGGCCGGCAACCCGCCCGTGGTGGTGGCGCTGGTGGCCGCCGTGGGTGCCTGGCTGCTGTGGCGGCGCGAGCGCCTGCTGGCCCTGGCCTGGGTGGCGGCGGTGGTGGGCAACGCGTTGCTGAACAAGGGGCTCAAGCACCTGTTCGAGCGCGCGCGCCCGCCGCACCTGCATGGCATCGTCAACGAAACCGGCTACAGCTTTCCCAGCGGCCACGCCTCGGGCACGCTGGCGGCCTACGGCATGCTGGCCTACGTGGCGCTGCGCCTGGCGCCGCCGGCCTGGCACATGCCCGCCCTGCTCGGCGCCGCCTGGCTGGCCTGGACGGGCGCGTGCAGCCGGGTGCTGCTGCAGGTGCACTACGCCAGCGACGTGCTGGCCGGGCTGGCCAGCGGATCGGTGTGGCTGGGGCTGTGCATCCTGGGGCTGCGCCATGCGCAGCGGCGCCAGCTTTAG
- a CDS encoding D-amino acid dehydrogenase translates to MKTIVLGAGIIGISTAWHLLERGHEVIVVDRQGDAAQETSFANAAQISVSYCEPWANREAPWKALKWMFDKEAPLLFRPQLDPQQWRWCLQFLAQCNDAAFERNVAQLVALGAYSHAALKDVVRATGIEYHRLERGIAHFYTDQKSFEDAGRAVEVMRRYGVQRRLVSREELFQIEPAFQAYGAHITGGTYTSTDESGDARVFTQQLARRCAERGAQFLWSHDIVRLNQAGGAIESVAVRACQESAGGQKDPKTQNLQADAVVVACGSYSAPLLRSVGVDLPIYPGKGYSATFPLLRPEAAPMVSAIDDGKKIAMSRLGNVLRVAGTIELNGWDLTLDSPLARARCHMLSRRIETILPGVCDTRTPEEGGDPQYWTGLRPATPTNIPFIGRTRVGRLWVNAGHGTLGWTHGAGSGKAMAELISGERPAMAFDFLGEGRQRRHTEPVAA, encoded by the coding sequence ATGAAAACCATCGTCCTCGGCGCCGGCATCATCGGCATCAGCACCGCGTGGCACCTGTTGGAGCGCGGCCACGAAGTCATCGTCGTCGATCGCCAGGGCGATGCGGCGCAGGAGACCAGCTTCGCCAACGCGGCGCAGATCTCGGTGAGCTACTGCGAGCCCTGGGCCAACCGCGAGGCGCCGTGGAAGGCGCTCAAGTGGATGTTCGACAAGGAAGCGCCGCTGCTGTTTCGCCCGCAGCTGGATCCGCAGCAATGGCGCTGGTGCCTGCAGTTCCTGGCGCAGTGCAACGACGCGGCGTTCGAGCGCAACGTGGCGCAGCTCGTGGCGCTGGGCGCCTACAGCCACGCCGCGCTCAAGGACGTGGTGCGCGCCACGGGCATCGAATACCACCGGCTGGAGCGCGGCATCGCCCACTTCTACACCGACCAGAAGTCGTTCGAGGACGCGGGCCGCGCCGTGGAAGTGATGCGCCGCTACGGCGTGCAGCGCCGCCTGGTGAGCCGCGAGGAGCTGTTCCAGATCGAGCCCGCGTTCCAGGCCTATGGCGCGCACATCACCGGCGGCACCTACACCAGCACCGACGAGAGCGGCGATGCGCGCGTGTTCACGCAGCAGCTGGCACGCCGCTGCGCCGAGCGCGGCGCGCAGTTCCTCTGGAGCCATGACATCGTGCGCCTGAACCAGGCCGGTGGCGCTATCGAATCGGTAGCTGTTCGCGCTTGCCAGGAAAGCGCTGGAGGCCAAAAAGACCCCAAAACCCAGAACCTCCAGGCCGACGCCGTGGTGGTGGCCTGCGGCAGCTACAGCGCGCCGCTGCTGCGCAGCGTGGGCGTGGATCTGCCCATCTACCCGGGCAAGGGCTACAGCGCCACCTTCCCGCTGCTGCGCCCCGAGGCCGCGCCCATGGTCTCGGCCATCGACGACGGCAAGAAGATCGCCATGAGCCGCCTGGGCAACGTCCTGCGCGTGGCCGGCACCATCGAGCTCAACGGCTGGGACCTGACGCTGGACAGCCCCCTGGCGCGCGCGCGCTGCCACATGCTGTCGCGCCGCATCGAAACCATCCTGCCCGGCGTGTGCGACACGCGCACGCCCGAGGAAGGCGGCGACCCGCAGTACTGGACCGGCCTGCGCCCGGCCACGCCGACCAACATCCCTTTCATCGGCCGCACGCGCGTGGGCCGGCTGTGGGTCAACGCCGGCCACGGCACGCTGGGCTGGACGCACGGCGCCGGCTCGGGCAAGGCCATGGCCGAGCTGATCAGCGGCGAGCGCCCGGCCATGGCCTTCGACTTCCTGGGCGAAGGGCGCCAGCGCCGCCACACCGAGCCCGTGGCGGCCTGA